The following proteins are encoded in a genomic region of Cydia strobilella chromosome 19, ilCydStro3.1, whole genome shotgun sequence:
- the LOC134750147 gene encoding cytochrome P450 4g15-like, whose translation MLAWSGTAALGAVLAALLLWLRWRARNLRLLELAARVPGPPALPLLGNALLFMAKPNEQLKLVADIIGKYGEYVRFWLGPELNIVVTNPEDIKLILTSNKVTKKGPVYSFMKPMIGNGILTGGEHWRHCRKTVTPSYNKRAVAAFARVFNTEAAALARRLCARDENTFDVFHEVVDATTQCVCQTLMGLTKDDAMNLTNLDFVVSNTRRMYSLFFAKMTKWWLQIPLIYWITGAQKVEDTIIKEFHILIKDIVDKRKNALERNESTEEEVRGIVDRLILSGDVVEQEIRNQTLALFTTSQEAGAKIASAVLMYLAHLPEWQDKVYNEILERLGPDDEFVTDEHIKSLQYLDMVYKEVLRCMSIAAMIQRTVEEEITINSGKITVPVGTSLAIPIHMLHRNPKYWPDPDKVDPGRFLPENAELRDLNAFVPYSLGPMDCLGRVYAIQMVKTLVVRTLRHVRLEADGRLEDLALDVAISVSFSDGYRLRVYPRRPKNNRD comes from the exons ATGTTGGCGTGGAGCGGAACAGCCGCGCTGGGCGCGGTGCTGGCGGCGCTGCTGCTGTGGCTGAGGTGGCGCGCGCGCAACTTGCGGCTGCTGGAGCTGGCGGCGCGAGTGCCCGGCCCGCCGGCTTTGCCACTGCTTGGCAACGCCTTACTCTTTATGGCTAAGCCTAATG AACAATTGAAATTAGTGGCGGACATCATAGGCAAATACGGCGAATACGTGAGATTCTGGTTGGGGCCAGAGCTGAACATAGTTGTCACGAACCCGGAAGATATAAAG ttgATTCTAACGAGTAACAAAGTCACCAAAAAAGGGCCTGTGTACAGCTTCATGAAACCCATGATAGGCAATGGAATACTGACTGGAG GTGAACATTGGCGTCATTGTCGGAAGACAGTGACGCCATCATACAACAAGAGGGCAGTGGCCGCGTTTGCGCGCGTGTTCAACACGGAGGCGGCGGCGCTGGCGCGGCGGCTCTGCGCACGCGACGAAAACACCTTCGATGTTTTCCACGAAGTTGTTGACGCCACTACACAGTGCGTTTGtc AAACACTAATGGGCCTCACAAAAGATGACGCAATGAATTTGACAAATCTTGATTTCGTGGTTTCAAACACTCGCAG aatgtacagtttattttttgccaaaatGACTAAATGGTGGCTTCAAATCCCGCTTATTTATTGGATCACAGGAGCTCAGAAGGTCGAAGATACAATTATTAAGGAGTTTCATATTTTGATCAAAGATATAGTGGACAAAAGAAAAAATGCTTTGGAGCGAAACGAAAGTACAGAAGAGGAGGTTCGAGGCATCGTTGATAGACTCATCTTAAGTGGAGACGTCGTCGAGCAGGAGATAAGGAATCAGACTTTAGCTCTGTTTACTACT AGTCAAGAAGCCGGGGCAAAGATAGCATCTGCTGTGCTAATGTACTTAGCGCATTTACCGGAGTGGCag GATAAAGTGTACAACGAGATCCTGGAGCGCCTAGGCCCGGACGACGAATTCGTAACGGACGAGCACATCAAGTCACTCCAGTACCTGGATATGGTTTACAAGGAAGTTCTGCGTTGTATGTCCATTGCAGCCATGATCCAGAGAACAGTGGAAGAGGAAATTACTATAAATTCTG GGAAAATCACTGTGCCGGTTGGGACCTCTTTGGCGATTCCCATTCACATGCTCCATCGAAATCCGAAATACTGGCCGGACCCCGACAAAGTTGACCCGGGAAGGTTCCTGCCCGAAAACGCGGAGCTGCGGGACCTTAATGCCTTCGTGCCTTACAGCCTAGGCCCAATGGACTGTCTAg GACGCGTGTACGCCATACAGATGGTGAAGACGCTGGTGGTGCGCACGCTGCGGCACGTGCGGCTCGAGGCCGACGGCCGCCTCGAGGACCTGGCGCTCGACGTTGCCATCTCCGTCTCCTTCTCCGATGGGTACCGACTCAGGGTCTACCCGAGGAGGCCGAAGAACAACAGAGACTGA